A genomic window from Companilactobacillus alimentarius DSM 20249 includes:
- a CDS encoding GntR family transcriptional regulator, LSA1692 subfamily: MTKYLYSKIADQLEKRIKEGEYGIHQKLPSEQDLSAQFNTTRLTIRKSIDELIRREVVVKDRNRGTFVLSPHTKISSGINGLVGFTEAAKSRNLDSRTIVLDFHSIKRAPKKVIEKLNLNYEEPFWRIERLRLINKTPMTHELIFLRKKFVPKMKIDDAKESLFEIIEKSVPIAYADQDLEAVSIEKEMAQMLKIKENAPAFLAHTVSYSADGYPILFDESYYRADKYTFHNVLYRKH; this comes from the coding sequence ATGACAAAATATCTTTACAGCAAGATAGCTGACCAATTAGAAAAAAGGATAAAAGAAGGTGAATATGGAATTCATCAAAAGTTACCGTCGGAGCAAGATCTATCGGCACAGTTTAATACGACCCGTTTGACTATTCGTAAGTCGATTGATGAGCTAATAAGACGTGAGGTGGTAGTAAAAGATCGTAATCGAGGAACTTTTGTCTTGTCACCACATACTAAAATATCTAGTGGTATTAATGGATTGGTTGGTTTTACTGAGGCTGCTAAAAGCAGAAATTTAGATTCAAGGACTATTGTTTTAGATTTTCATTCTATTAAACGAGCGCCTAAAAAAGTTATTGAGAAATTGAATTTAAATTATGAGGAGCCCTTTTGGAGAATAGAGCGATTACGATTAATAAATAAAACACCAATGACTCATGAATTAATCTTTTTAAGAAAAAAATTTGTACCTAAAATGAAAATAGATGACGCCAAGGAATCTTTATTTGAAATCATTGAAAAGAGTGTCCCGATTGCATACGCTGATCAAGATTTAGAGGCAGTATCTATAGAAAAAGAAATGGCACAGATGTTAAAAATTAAAGAGAATGCACCTGCTTTTTTGGCACATACGGTTTCTTATTCGGCGGATGGTTATCCAATTTTATTTGATGAATCATATTATCGTGCTGATAAGTATACATTTCACAATGTTTTATACCGTAAACATTAA
- a CDS encoding GrdB-related putative oxidoreductase, with amino-acid sequence MKVIVLLDQIQSGLGGKEKSDTELGGKKLAMGAADTIDKDLKKQDSSVMATFFCGTKYYEENSKIVQGKITRMCQKMKPDILLVGPTYDYADFAKMACEVGSAVQNNSDIPVVAMVAEEKNVNTLAKFKDQLDIIKMPKKGGTGLQDSIDHGIELCNRKVNKEDTSDFISEYCY; translated from the coding sequence ATGAAGGTAATTGTTTTATTGGATCAGATTCAGTCAGGCCTAGGTGGAAAAGAAAAGTCTGATACTGAATTAGGTGGTAAAAAATTGGCAATGGGTGCTGCAGATACAATAGATAAGGATTTAAAGAAGCAAGACTCATCAGTTATGGCCACCTTTTTTTGTGGAACTAAATATTATGAAGAGAATAGCAAAATTGTACAAGGTAAAATTACTAGGATGTGTCAAAAAATGAAGCCAGACATTTTATTGGTTGGGCCGACATATGATTATGCTGATTTTGCAAAAATGGCTTGTGAAGTAGGATCAGCAGTTCAGAACAATTCAGATATTCCGGTTGTAGCAATGGTTGCTGAAGAAAAGAATGTAAATACGCTTGCTAAATTTAAGGATCAATTGGATATTATCAAAATGCCTAAAAAAGGTGGTACTGGACTGCAGGATTCAATTGATCATGGAATTGAATTGTGCAATAGGAAAGTTAATAAAGAAGATACATCGGATTTTATTAGTGAATATTGTTATTAG
- a CDS encoding N(4)-(beta-N-acetylglucosaminyl)-L-asparaginase yields MTYAMIGTWRMAYEGLSQGLNLLKSGGSSGDTVESAIKVVEDYPFFKSVGYGGLPNEDGLVELDSAFMNGDTFGVGAVMGIRDVKNPISVSRSLSKEHFNSVLVGDGATQYAVKNGFELKNMLTSRAKKIWEKRKREIAEKNLSPYDGHDTVGMISLDQEGSMSVGTSTSGLFMKKAGRTGDSALVGDGFYVDSDIGGAAATGLGEDIMKGCLCYEIVRLMGNGISPQDACDQALYPFLRKLKKHFGKIGEFSLVALNKSGQWGVATNVEFTFAMGNDHETAAVYIAYPDENDKTRINPITQDWMDAYEKRIKAPIN; encoded by the coding sequence ATGACTTATGCAATGATTGGAACTTGGAGAATGGCTTACGAAGGCCTTTCTCAAGGATTAAATTTACTTAAAAGCGGAGGTTCAAGTGGCGATACTGTTGAATCAGCCATTAAAGTAGTGGAGGATTATCCGTTTTTTAAATCAGTTGGTTATGGTGGCTTGCCAAATGAAGATGGTTTGGTTGAATTAGATTCTGCTTTTATGAATGGGGATACTTTTGGAGTTGGAGCAGTAATGGGGATTAGAGATGTTAAAAATCCTATTTCAGTTTCCAGAAGTTTAAGTAAAGAGCATTTTAATAGTGTTTTAGTTGGTGATGGAGCGACCCAATATGCGGTAAAAAATGGTTTTGAACTTAAAAATATGTTGACATCGCGTGCTAAAAAGATTTGGGAGAAGAGAAAAAGAGAAATTGCCGAAAAAAATCTTTCACCATATGATGGTCATGACACTGTCGGAATGATCAGTTTGGATCAAGAAGGGTCAATGTCAGTAGGAACCTCGACTTCGGGATTGTTTATGAAAAAGGCCGGTAGAACTGGAGATTCGGCTTTAGTTGGTGATGGCTTTTATGTTGATAGTGACATTGGTGGTGCGGCTGCAACTGGATTAGGTGAAGATATTATGAAGGGATGTCTTTGCTATGAAATAGTTCGCTTGATGGGGAATGGTATTAGTCCTCAAGATGCTTGTGATCAAGCCTTGTATCCATTTTTAAGGAAATTGAAGAAACATTTTGGCAAAATAGGCGAATTTTCATTGGTAGCATTAAATAAATCAGGTCAATGGGGTGTAGCAACCAATGTAGAATTCACTTTTGCGATGGGTAACGACCATGAGACTGCAGCTGTATATATTGCTTACCCAGATGAAAATGATAAAACCAGAATTAATCCGATTACTCAAGATTGGATGGATGCATATGAAAAAAGAATTAAAGCACCAATAAATTAA